The Pseudomonas sp. DG56-2 genome contains a region encoding:
- a CDS encoding thioesterase family protein yields MSWDLATPFIIDLRVAADDIDGLGHANNAVYVTWLERCAWRHSQRLGLDLAEYRRLDRAMAVVRHEIDYLAAAYEDDELQLATWIVDWDQRLKMTRRFQLVRPSDGTTLLRAQTTFVCIELSTGRPKRMPGEFIDGYGPALMTGAL; encoded by the coding sequence ATGAGTTGGGATCTGGCAACACCGTTCATAATCGATCTGCGCGTCGCTGCCGACGATATCGATGGCCTCGGCCACGCCAATAATGCGGTCTACGTTACGTGGCTGGAGCGTTGTGCCTGGCGGCATTCACAGCGCCTGGGCCTGGACCTGGCCGAATACCGGCGTCTGGACCGGGCCATGGCGGTTGTACGCCACGAGATCGATTACCTGGCAGCGGCGTATGAAGACGACGAGTTGCAATTGGCCACCTGGATCGTTGACTGGGATCAGCGCTTGAAAATGACCCGGCGCTTCCAGCTGGTACGGCCCAGCGACGGCACCACCTTGCTGCGCGCGCAAACCACCTTCGTCTGTATCGAGTTATCCACAGGGCGGCCCAAGCGTATGCCCGGCGAGTTCATCGATGGCTATGGCCCGGCGCTGATGACCGGAGCGCTGTAG
- a CDS encoding TetR/AcrR family transcriptional regulator: MNEKKAKTRERILDAACSALIQQGPAEPSVNQVMGAAGLTVGGFYAHFDSKDALMLEAFSQLLSERRALLAEVDPAMSGEQRRALVAAFYLSRKHRDATERACPLPTALGEMARLPDAFRQVLAEHIELMMANLAGSPEEADKVLADLALMVGGLALARALGTDELSDRILRAAKSAVV, translated from the coding sequence ATGAACGAAAAAAAGGCGAAAACCCGCGAACGGATTCTTGATGCCGCCTGCAGTGCGCTGATTCAGCAGGGGCCGGCCGAGCCGAGCGTCAATCAGGTGATGGGGGCCGCAGGGCTGACCGTAGGGGGCTTTTACGCTCACTTCGATAGCAAGGATGCACTGATGCTCGAAGCCTTCAGTCAATTGTTGTCGGAGCGCCGTGCCCTGCTTGCCGAGGTAGACCCGGCCATGAGCGGCGAACAGCGCCGGGCTCTGGTGGCAGCGTTCTACCTGTCGCGCAAACACCGGGATGCCACTGAGCGCGCCTGCCCGCTCCCGACCGCGCTGGGCGAAATGGCACGCCTGCCGGACGCTTTTCGCCAAGTGCTGGCCGAACACATTGAGTTGATGATGGCAAATCTTGCTGGCAGCCCCGAGGAAGCCGACAAGGTGCTCGCTGACCTGGCGTTGATGGTCGGAGGCCTGGCCCTGGCCCGTGCCTTGGGCACAGATGAGCTGTCCGACCGTATCTTGCGTGCCGCCAAGTCGGCGGTGGTCTGA
- a CDS encoding alpha/beta fold hydrolase, whose protein sequence is MNTLSWIRSVNGTVGRLAPEHIAGKMRRAFMTPRNLPPRAWELPLLASAERITLRFGLSALRWGQGPTVLLIHGWEGRPTQFAHLVETLVQAGYTAVALEGPAHGHSPGHQAHVVLFARALLEAAAELPPLKAVIGHSMGGSSVMLALQWGLRADRAVSVAAPARFLGVLRNFANHLGMPARARAAFVRQVERDVGIPVSRLDVSGYQLEIPALIVHAEDDSLIPASEARLIHQAWFDSRLLMLPDGGHQRVLSDPRLIEGVMALLAADRVLERQSA, encoded by the coding sequence ATGAATACCTTGAGCTGGATTCGTAGCGTCAACGGCACCGTTGGACGGCTGGCACCGGAGCACATTGCCGGTAAGATGCGCCGCGCGTTCATGACCCCGCGCAATTTACCGCCACGCGCCTGGGAGCTACCACTGCTGGCGAGTGCCGAGCGTATTACCCTGCGATTCGGCCTGTCGGCACTGCGGTGGGGGCAGGGACCGACAGTGTTGTTGATACACGGTTGGGAAGGGCGCCCAACCCAGTTCGCACATCTGGTCGAGACACTGGTGCAGGCCGGCTACACCGCAGTGGCTCTGGAGGGCCCCGCCCACGGTCATTCACCGGGGCATCAGGCGCATGTAGTGCTGTTCGCTCGGGCGTTGCTTGAGGCGGCGGCAGAGCTGCCACCCTTGAAGGCAGTGATAGGGCACTCCATGGGCGGTTCCAGCGTGATGCTCGCCCTGCAGTGGGGGTTGCGCGCCGACAGGGCGGTCAGTGTTGCCGCTCCGGCTCGATTCCTTGGCGTGCTGCGCAATTTTGCCAACCATTTGGGCATGCCGGCCCGGGCCCGGGCAGCGTTTGTCCGGCAGGTCGAGCGGGATGTAGGCATACCGGTCTCGCGCCTGGATGTCAGTGGTTACCAGTTGGAAATTCCCGCGCTGATCGTGCATGCCGAAGATGACAGCCTGATACCGGCCAGCGAAGCTCGGCTGATTCACCAGGCGTGGTTCGACAGTCGTTTACTCATGCTGCCTGACGGTGGCCATCAGCGGGTGCTCTCCGATCCGCGACTGATCGAGGGCGTAATGGCTTTGTTGGCGGCTGATCGGGTGCTGGAACGGCAATCGGCTTGA
- a CDS encoding tRNA-dihydrouridine synthase, translating to MQIALAPMEGLVDNILRDVLTQVGGIDWCVTEFIRVCDRLLPAATFAKLAPELSQGAQTAAGVPLRVQLLGSDPVCLAENAVLACELGAPVIDLNFGCPAKTVNKSRGGAVLLKEPELLHAILREVRRAVPAHIPVTAKMRLGFDSPDVALDCALALAEGGAEQLVVHARTKVDGYKPPAHWEWVAKVQDVVKVPVYANGEVWTLEDWRRCREVSGVEDIMLGRGLVSRPDLARQIAAERDGVAFVPMDWQSLLPLIQDFWGQARAQMTPRQAPGRLKQWVAMLTRTYPEAVALFTELRRETDCDRVGQLIGVPVSEAA from the coding sequence ATGCAAATTGCCCTGGCCCCGATGGAGGGGCTGGTCGACAACATTCTTCGCGACGTACTGACCCAAGTGGGCGGTATCGACTGGTGTGTCACCGAGTTCATTCGCGTTTGCGACCGGCTGTTGCCTGCTGCCACCTTCGCCAAGCTCGCCCCCGAGCTGAGCCAGGGCGCGCAGACGGCGGCTGGGGTCCCCTTGCGTGTACAGCTGCTTGGCTCCGATCCCGTCTGTCTGGCGGAAAACGCGGTTCTGGCCTGTGAGCTAGGGGCGCCGGTAATCGACCTCAACTTTGGTTGCCCAGCCAAGACGGTGAACAAATCCCGGGGTGGGGCGGTGCTGCTCAAGGAGCCGGAGCTGCTCCACGCCATCCTGCGCGAAGTGCGCCGTGCGGTTCCTGCGCATATTCCGGTAACCGCCAAGATGCGTCTTGGCTTCGACAGCCCTGACGTTGCCCTGGACTGCGCGCTCGCGCTTGCCGAAGGAGGCGCCGAACAGTTGGTGGTGCACGCGCGCACCAAGGTCGACGGCTACAAGCCACCAGCGCACTGGGAATGGGTCGCCAAGGTTCAGGACGTGGTCAAGGTGCCGGTGTACGCCAATGGCGAGGTCTGGACCCTTGAAGACTGGCGGCGCTGCCGTGAAGTCAGTGGTGTCGAAGACATCATGCTCGGTCGTGGTTTGGTATCCAGGCCGGATCTGGCCCGGCAGATTGCGGCAGAGCGCGACGGCGTGGCGTTCGTGCCGATGGACTGGCAAAGCCTGCTACCGCTGATCCAGGACTTCTGGGGCCAGGCCCGGGCACAAATGACACCGCGCCAGGCGCCTGGGCGCTTGAAGCAATGGGTGGCCATGCTGACCCGTACTTACCCGGAGGCCGTGGCATTGTTCACTGAACTTCGCCGCGAAACCGACTGCGATCGGGTTGGGCAGTTGATAGGTGTGCCGGTCAGTGAGGCGGCCTGA
- a CDS encoding LysR family transcriptional regulator, with amino-acid sequence MDLANLNAFIAIAETGSFSGAGERLHLTQPAISKRIAGLEQQLDVRLFDRLGREVNLTEAGRALLPRAYQILNVLDDTRRALTNLTGEVSGRLTLATSHHIGLHRLPPLLRAFTRQYPAVALDIQFLDSEVAYEEILHGRAEIAVITLAPEPHHLVRAVPVWDDPLDFVAAPEHPLARNNAVKLADIAHLPAVFPGGNTFTHHIVQRLFEAQGLTPNIAMSTNYLETIKMMVSIGLAWSVLPRTMLDEQVAPIALPGIQLTRQLGYILHTERTLSNAAKAFMALLDGHAGNAESG; translated from the coding sequence TTGGACCTGGCTAACCTCAATGCCTTCATTGCCATTGCTGAAACCGGCAGCTTCTCCGGCGCGGGCGAACGCCTGCACCTGACGCAGCCGGCAATCAGCAAACGCATTGCCGGGCTTGAGCAACAACTGGATGTGCGCTTGTTCGATCGCTTGGGTCGCGAGGTCAACCTGACCGAAGCCGGGCGCGCCCTGCTCCCGCGCGCCTACCAGATCCTCAATGTACTGGACGACACACGCCGGGCCTTGACCAACCTCACCGGTGAGGTCAGCGGGCGGCTGACCCTGGCCACCAGTCACCATATCGGCCTGCACCGCCTGCCCCCCTTGTTGCGGGCCTTTACGCGGCAATATCCGGCAGTGGCTTTGGATATCCAGTTTCTCGACTCGGAAGTGGCATACGAAGAGATTCTCCATGGTCGCGCCGAAATCGCGGTGATCACGCTGGCCCCAGAGCCCCACCACCTGGTTCGCGCGGTGCCGGTGTGGGACGACCCGCTGGATTTCGTCGCCGCTCCCGAACATCCACTGGCCCGAAACAATGCGGTCAAGCTGGCAGACATTGCCCACCTTCCGGCGGTATTTCCCGGCGGCAACACCTTTACCCACCATATTGTCCAGCGCCTGTTCGAAGCCCAGGGGCTCACGCCCAACATCGCCATGAGCACCAACTACCTGGAGACCATAAAAATGATGGTTTCCATTGGCCTGGCGTGGAGTGTGCTGCCGCGTACTATGCTCGACGAGCAAGTCGCGCCTATCGCTTTACCGGGCATACAGCTAACGCGCCAACTAGGCTACATTCTGCACACTGAGCGAACGCTATCGAATGCGGCGAAAGCCTTTATGGCCCTGCTCGACGGCCATGCAGGCAACGCTGAATCCGGGTAA
- the gltX gene encoding glutamate--tRNA ligase encodes MTTVRTRIAPSPTGDPHVGTAYIALFNYCFAKQHGGEFILRIEDTDQLRSTRESEQQIFDALRWLGIEWSEGPDVGGPHGPYRQSERGDIYKQYAQQLVDMGHAFPCFCTAEELDQMRAEQMARGETPRYDGRALLLSAEEVQRRLAAGEPHVIRMKVPTEGVCAVPDMLRGDVEIPWDRMDMQVLMKTDGLPTYFLANVVDDHLMGITHVLRGEEWLPSAPKLIKLYEYFGWEQPTLCYMPLLRNPDKSKLSKRKNPTSVTFYERMGFMPEAMLNYLGRMGWSMPDEREKFSLDEMVEHFDLSRVSLGGPIFDIEKLSWLNGQWLRELPVEEFAARVQKWAFNSDYMMKIAPHVQGRVETFSQIAPLGGFFFEGALKLDAKLFEHKKLSTDQVRQVIQLILWKLEGLRQWEKDRITGCIQAVVEALELKLRDAMPLMFAAISGQASSVSVLDAMEILGPDLTRYRLRQALDLLGGVSKKENKEWEKLLATIA; translated from the coding sequence ATGACCACCGTTCGCACGCGTATCGCGCCTTCGCCTACTGGCGATCCCCACGTAGGCACCGCTTATATCGCCCTGTTCAACTACTGCTTTGCCAAGCAGCACGGCGGCGAGTTCATCTTGCGTATTGAAGATACCGACCAGTTGCGTTCGACCCGTGAGTCCGAACAGCAGATCTTCGATGCCCTGCGCTGGCTCGGCATCGAATGGAGCGAAGGTCCGGATGTCGGTGGCCCGCATGGCCCGTACCGCCAGAGCGAGCGCGGTGATATCTACAAGCAGTACGCCCAGCAACTGGTCGACATGGGGCACGCGTTCCCATGCTTCTGTACGGCAGAAGAACTGGACCAGATGCGTGCCGAGCAAATGGCCCGTGGCGAGACTCCACGCTACGACGGCCGTGCCTTGCTGTTGTCGGCTGAAGAAGTACAGCGTCGCCTGGCCGCTGGCGAGCCGCACGTAATCCGCATGAAAGTACCGACCGAAGGTGTCTGCGCGGTGCCGGACATGCTGCGTGGCGATGTCGAGATTCCATGGGACCGCATGGACATGCAGGTGCTGATGAAGACCGACGGCCTGCCGACATACTTCCTGGCCAACGTGGTCGACGACCACCTGATGGGTATCACCCACGTCCTGCGTGGCGAAGAGTGGCTGCCATCGGCACCCAAGTTGATCAAGCTGTATGAGTACTTTGGTTGGGAACAGCCAACCCTGTGCTACATGCCGCTGCTGCGTAACCCTGACAAGAGCAAGCTGTCCAAGCGCAAGAACCCGACTTCGGTGACGTTCTACGAGCGCATGGGTTTTATGCCTGAAGCCATGCTCAACTATCTGGGACGCATGGGCTGGTCGATGCCCGACGAGCGGGAAAAATTCTCCCTGGACGAAATGGTCGAGCATTTCGACCTGTCGCGGGTTTCCCTGGGTGGGCCGATTTTTGACATCGAGAAGCTGTCCTGGCTCAACGGTCAATGGTTGCGTGAGCTGCCAGTCGAAGAGTTTGCCGCACGGGTTCAGAAGTGGGCGTTCAATAGTGACTACATGATGAAAATCGCCCCGCATGTGCAGGGCAGGGTAGAAACCTTCAGCCAGATCGCTCCGCTGGGTGGCTTCTTCTTTGAAGGCGCGCTGAAGCTCGATGCCAAACTGTTCGAGCACAAGAAGCTTTCGACTGATCAGGTTCGTCAGGTTATCCAGTTGATCCTGTGGAAGCTGGAAGGCCTGCGTCAGTGGGAAAAAGACCGTATCACCGGTTGCATTCAGGCAGTGGTCGAAGCCCTTGAGCTGAAGCTGCGCGATGCTATGCCGCTGATGTTCGCCGCGATCAGTGGCCAGGCCAGTTCGGTGTCGGTGCTCGATGCCATGGAAATCCTTGGGCCGGACCTGACGCGCTATCGCCTGCGCCAGGCGCTGGACTTGCTGGGTGGTGTGTCGAAGAAAGAGAACAAGGAATGGGAAAAGCTGTTGGCTACGATCGCCTGA
- the leuC gene encoding 3-isopropylmalate dehydratase large subunit: MAGKTLYDKLWDSHLVKQRDDGSALIYIDRHIIHEVTSPQAFEGLRLAQRKPWRIDANIATPDHNVPTTPERKGGIDAIVDQVSRLQVQTLDENCDEYGITEFKMNDVRQGIVHVIGPEQGATLPGMTVVCGDSHTSTHGAFGALAHGIGTSEVEHVLATQCLVAKKMKNMLVRVEGQLPFGVTAKDIVLAVIGKIGTAGGNGHAMEFAGSAIRDLSVEGRMTICNMSIEAGARVGLVATDEKTVAYVKGRPYAPKGEQWDQAVAAWKDLVSDADAVFDTVIELDAAQIKPQVSWGTSPEMVLAVDQRVPDPAAEADLVKRGSIERALKYMGLSANQAITDIQLDRVFIGSCTNSRIEDLRAAAEIAKGRKVASTVKQAIVVPGSGLVKAQAEKEGLDKIFLEAGFEWREPGCSMCLAMNPDRLESGEHCASTSNRNFEGRQGAGGRTHLVSPAMAAAAAVTGRFVDVRELIQGSAA, encoded by the coding sequence ATGGCCGGCAAAACGCTCTACGACAAGCTCTGGGATTCGCATTTGGTCAAACAGCGCGACGATGGTTCGGCGCTGATCTACATCGACCGTCACATCATTCACGAAGTGACGTCGCCGCAGGCCTTCGAAGGCCTGCGGTTGGCCCAACGCAAACCTTGGCGCATCGATGCCAACATCGCCACGCCTGATCACAACGTGCCGACCACCCCTGAGCGCAAGGGTGGTATCGACGCTATCGTCGACCAAGTCTCGCGCCTTCAGGTACAGACCCTCGACGAAAACTGCGACGAGTATGGCATCACCGAATTCAAGATGAATGATGTGCGTCAGGGCATCGTTCACGTCATTGGCCCGGAGCAGGGCGCAACCTTGCCAGGCATGACCGTGGTCTGCGGCGACTCGCATACTTCCACTCACGGTGCCTTTGGCGCGCTGGCCCATGGCATCGGCACCTCGGAAGTCGAGCATGTGCTCGCTACCCAGTGCCTGGTTGCGAAAAAGATGAAGAACATGCTGGTGCGGGTTGAAGGCCAGCTGCCATTTGGCGTGACTGCCAAAGACATCGTGCTGGCGGTGATTGGCAAGATCGGCACCGCCGGTGGCAACGGTCACGCGATGGAATTTGCCGGTAGCGCGATTCGCGACCTGTCCGTCGAAGGCCGCATGACCATTTGCAACATGTCCATCGAGGCCGGTGCCCGTGTTGGTCTGGTTGCGACCGACGAAAAAACTGTCGCCTACGTCAAAGGTCGTCCCTATGCGCCAAAAGGCGAGCAATGGGATCAGGCTGTCGCCGCCTGGAAAGACCTGGTTTCCGATGCCGATGCCGTGTTCGATACGGTGATTGAGTTGGACGCTGCGCAGATCAAGCCGCAAGTCAGCTGGGGTACTTCGCCGGAAATGGTCCTGGCGGTCGATCAGCGCGTTCCCGATCCGGCTGCCGAGGCCGATCTGGTCAAGCGTGGCTCGATCGAGCGCGCCTTGAAGTACATGGGGTTGAGTGCCAATCAGGCGATCACCGACATCCAGTTGGATCGCGTCTTCATTGGTTCATGCACCAACTCGCGGATCGAAGATCTGCGCGCTGCTGCCGAAATAGCCAAAGGCCGCAAGGTTGCCTCGACGGTCAAGCAAGCCATCGTCGTACCTGGCTCGGGCCTGGTCAAAGCCCAGGCCGAGAAAGAAGGCCTGGACAAGATTTTCCTCGAAGCCGGTTTCGAATGGCGTGAGCCGGGTTGCTCCATGTGCCTGGCAATGAACCCGGACCGCCTGGAGAGCGGCGAGCATTGTGCTTCCACCTCCAACCGTAACTTCGAAGGCCGTCAGGGCGCGGGTGGACGTACCCATCTGGTGAGCCCTGCGATGGCTGCCGCCGCCGCGGTAACCGGTCGTTTTGTAGACGTACGCGAGTTGATTCAAGGGAGCGCAGCATGA
- a CDS encoding PAS domain S-box protein, which translates to MPKSANRFPRLPRIHAADPQALEQTWENAPQLLAALNGARLGAWFWDVETGQISWSRGTQALFGFDPQQPLPNDLDYLDLLPVEDRARTLQAFNAVINGEPVEQALRHRIRWPDGSMHWLEINGSLAKDKHGRPQMIGVIREITRQRERETALINSEKRFATLFHLSPNVVLLTRRSDGLIYEVNQHFEQTLGWSGAQVINRTTIEIGLWANPQQRQSVLEATRNSHGPATLEVQFCASNGKIHDGILSTQSIELQGTVYLLSTFVDTSERKRGEQALKDSQERLDLALDSAQMGTWDWHIPSGMLYGSARAAELHGLDPEPFHESFDAFFEGVPEQERNTMRKAYRSLREGPAGNYQITYRIQLENGTSRYIESRARLYRDPQGNPLRMAGTLLDITDQVEREQRLTSSEEKFASLFQASPDPICVTRQDSGQFIEINPAFTQTFGWNAADVINHTAEEIGLWAESAERARRIEQVIRDEALNNVAVVINHKDGQPLTCVISSRLITVDEQPCSVTTLRDITQQQRAEAALKASEEKFAKAFHSSPDAITITELESGRYLEVNDGFCRLTGYSTQEVIGRSVYDIGIWADEKQRAVLIAEFQEKGRVHHREMLGRHKGGDILTVEVSIEPITLNETQCLLLTARDVSQLKNAQAQIRHLAYHDPLTNLPNRALLMDRLSQQIALLKRHNLRGALLFLDLDHFKHINDSLGHPVGDTVLKIITARLEASVRLEDTVARLGGDEFVVLLSGLEGSRDEVTDKVRELADTLRELLAEPMFLDGQRLQVTPSIGVALIPDHGSTPADLLKRADIALYRAKDSGRNTTQLFHATMQKAASERLRMESDLRLALARGELTLHFQPQVDARDNRIVGAEVLLRWHHPQLGQQPPSQFIQVLEESGLILEVGSWILDEACDACAGMLRDRLIDAEDFSLCVNISPRQFRQNDFVERVLRSLDDFGLPYKMLKLEITEGIVIQNLEDTINKMRELKRYGVSFAMDDFGTGYSSLTYLKRLPVDALKIDQSFVRDAPQDPNDAEIVRAIVAMARSLDLAVIAEGVEQSEQLEFLERQGCFLYQGYLHSRPLPLSEFRSLLLEAPADS; encoded by the coding sequence ATGCCCAAATCAGCAAACCGCTTTCCGCGTCTGCCACGCATCCATGCGGCAGACCCCCAGGCGTTGGAGCAGACCTGGGAAAATGCACCGCAACTACTGGCGGCGTTGAATGGCGCGCGCCTGGGCGCCTGGTTCTGGGATGTCGAGACAGGCCAGATCAGTTGGTCGCGCGGCACCCAGGCATTGTTTGGCTTCGACCCTCAGCAACCCTTGCCCAATGACCTGGACTATCTCGATCTGTTGCCAGTGGAGGACCGTGCCCGCACGCTGCAAGCCTTCAATGCGGTTATCAATGGCGAGCCGGTCGAGCAAGCCCTGCGCCACCGCATTCGCTGGCCAGACGGCAGCATGCACTGGCTGGAGATCAATGGCAGTCTGGCCAAGGACAAGCACGGACGCCCACAGATGATTGGCGTGATCCGCGAGATAACCCGCCAGCGTGAGCGCGAAACCGCGCTGATCAATTCGGAAAAGCGCTTTGCCACTCTGTTTCACCTAAGTCCGAACGTGGTGCTACTGACCCGCCGATCCGACGGCCTGATTTATGAGGTCAACCAGCATTTCGAGCAAACGCTCGGCTGGTCAGGCGCTCAAGTTATCAACCGGACCACCATCGAAATCGGCCTGTGGGCCAACCCTCAGCAACGCCAAAGCGTGCTTGAAGCGACACGCAACAGCCATGGCCCGGCAACCCTGGAAGTACAGTTCTGCGCCAGCAACGGCAAGATCCATGACGGCATCCTCAGCACTCAGAGCATCGAGCTTCAAGGCACGGTGTACCTGCTCAGCACCTTCGTCGACACCAGTGAACGCAAACGTGGCGAGCAGGCCCTCAAAGACAGCCAGGAGCGCCTGGACCTGGCCCTGGATTCAGCCCAGATGGGCACCTGGGACTGGCACATTCCCAGCGGCATGCTCTATGGCTCGGCACGTGCTGCCGAGCTGCACGGTCTGGACCCTGAGCCGTTCCATGAGTCCTTCGACGCATTCTTCGAAGGTGTGCCGGAGCAAGAGCGCAATACCATGCGCAAGGCCTATCGCAGCCTTCGCGAAGGACCGGCCGGCAACTACCAAATCACCTACCGGATCCAGCTGGAAAACGGCACCTCGCGCTATATCGAAAGCCGTGCGCGCTTGTACCGCGACCCGCAGGGCAATCCGTTGCGCATGGCCGGCACCCTGCTCGACATCACCGACCAGGTAGAGCGCGAACAACGCCTGACCAGCTCGGAGGAAAAGTTCGCCAGCCTGTTCCAGGCCAGCCCCGACCCCATCTGCGTGACACGCCAAGACAGCGGCCAGTTCATCGAAATCAACCCTGCGTTTACCCAGACCTTTGGCTGGAATGCCGCCGATGTGATCAACCATACCGCCGAGGAAATCGGCTTGTGGGCGGAATCGGCCGAGCGCGCACGGCGTATCGAACAGGTCATTCGTGACGAGGCCCTGAACAATGTCGCGGTGGTGATCAACCATAAAGACGGGCAGCCGCTGACCTGCGTGATTTCCAGTCGCTTGATCACGGTCGACGAACAGCCCTGCAGCGTCACCACGCTGCGTGACATTACCCAGCAGCAACGGGCCGAGGCTGCACTCAAGGCCAGCGAGGAAAAGTTCGCCAAGGCATTTCACTCCAGCCCCGACGCCATCACCATTACCGAGCTCGAAAGCGGTCGTTATCTCGAAGTCAACGACGGATTCTGCCGGCTGACCGGCTACAGCACCCAAGAAGTGATCGGACGCTCCGTGTACGACATTGGCATCTGGGCAGACGAAAAGCAGCGTGCCGTGTTGATTGCCGAGTTCCAGGAAAAAGGTCGGGTACACCACCGGGAAATGCTCGGGCGTCACAAGGGTGGAGACATCCTCACCGTCGAGGTTTCGATCGAACCGATTACCCTCAACGAAACGCAGTGCCTGCTACTGACCGCCCGCGATGTCAGCCAGCTCAAGAATGCCCAGGCGCAGATCCGTCACCTTGCCTACCATGATCCGCTGACCAACTTGCCCAACCGCGCGTTGCTGATGGACCGTCTTAGCCAGCAGATCGCCCTGCTCAAGCGTCACAATTTGCGCGGTGCACTGTTGTTCCTCGATCTCGACCACTTCAAGCACATCAACGACTCCCTTGGTCATCCAGTGGGTGACACGGTGCTGAAAATCATCACCGCGCGCCTGGAAGCCAGCGTACGCCTGGAGGACACCGTGGCACGTCTGGGCGGCGACGAATTCGTGGTGCTGCTCAGCGGTCTGGAAGGCAGTCGCGACGAGGTTACGGACAAAGTCCGCGAACTGGCAGATACCCTGCGGGAATTACTGGCCGAGCCCATGTTCCTGGATGGTCAACGCCTCCAGGTGACCCCCAGTATCGGCGTGGCGCTGATTCCCGATCACGGCTCGACCCCGGCCGACCTGCTCAAACGCGCCGACATTGCCCTGTATCGCGCCAAGGACTCCGGGCGCAACACCACCCAGTTGTTCCATGCCACCATGCAAAAGGCTGCCAGTGAGCGCTTGCGCATGGAAAGCGACCTGCGCCTGGCACTGGCCCGCGGCGAACTGACCCTGCATTTCCAGCCTCAGGTCGATGCCCGTGACAATCGCATTGTCGGCGCCGAAGTATTGCTTCGCTGGCATCACCCGCAACTGGGTCAACAGCCGCCGTCGCAGTTCATCCAGGTGCTGGAAGAAAGCGGCCTGATTCTCGAGGTGGGAAGCTGGATACTCGACGAAGCCTGCGATGCTTGCGCGGGCATGTTGCGTGACCGCTTGATCGACGCCGAAGACTTCAGCCTGTGCGTGAACATCAGCCCTCGCCAGTTTCGCCAGAATGACTTTGTCGAGCGAGTCCTGCGCAGCCTCGACGACTTCGGGCTGCCCTACAAAATGCTCAAGCTGGAGATCACCGAAGGTATCGTTATCCAGAACCTGGAAGACACGATCAACAAGATGCGCGAGCTCAAGCGCTACGGGGTGAGCTTTGCCATGGATGATTTCGGTACTGGGTACTCGTCACTGACCTACCTCAAGCGCCTGCCGGTAGACGCACTGAAGATCGACCAGTCGTTCGTGCGCGACGCCCCACAGGACCCCAACGATGCAGAAATCGTCCGGGCCATCGTGGCCATGGCGCGCAGCTTGGATCTGGCGGTGATTGCCGAAGGCGTGGAGCAGTCGGAGCAGTTGGAGTTTCTGGAACGCCAGGGATGCTTTTTGTATCAGGGGTATTTGCACAGCCGGCCACTGCCACTGAGTGAATTTCGCAGCTTGCTGCTAGAGGCGCCTGCAGACAGTTGA
- a CDS encoding Hsp20 family protein yields MTTAFSLAPLFRHSVGFDRFNDLFESAARNEAGSSYPPYNVEKHGEDHYRIVVAAAGFQEQDLDLQVEKGVLTVTGGKRDSNTESVTYLHQGIAQRAFKLSFRLADHIEVKAAGLSNGLLSIDLLRIVPEEAKAKRIPINGDSQPALN; encoded by the coding sequence ATGACTACTGCTTTTTCTCTGGCTCCACTGTTCCGTCATTCCGTAGGCTTCGACCGTTTCAACGACCTGTTCGAATCTGCGGCGCGTAACGAGGCGGGTAGCAGCTACCCACCCTACAACGTTGAAAAACATGGCGAAGACCACTATCGAATTGTTGTTGCTGCAGCAGGTTTCCAGGAGCAGGACCTCGACCTGCAAGTGGAAAAAGGCGTCCTGACCGTCACTGGCGGCAAGCGTGACAGCAACACCGAAAGCGTTACCTACTTGCATCAGGGCATTGCCCAGCGGGCGTTCAAGTTGTCCTTCCGCCTGGCCGACCACATAGAGGTCAAGGCTGCCGGACTGTCCAACGGCCTGCTCAGCATCGACCTGCTGCGCATCGTACCGGAAGAGGCCAAGGCCAAGCGCATCCCGATCAACGGCGATAGCCAGCCTGCACTGAACTGA